A single genomic interval of Hydractinia symbiolongicarpus strain clone_291-10 chromosome 8, HSymV2.1, whole genome shotgun sequence harbors:
- the LOC130654732 gene encoding sodium-dependent neutral amino acid transporter B(0)AT3-like — protein MADDGLIVQNGSDGKVKSTRDSWGHKSEFLLASIGLAVGLGNIWRFPYLVQRNGGGAFLIPYIIFMVIEGLPLFFIEFAIGQRFRTSSVGSWGRLNPALRGLGWSCIVVSFFLCIYYVVVLAWCIYYFFMSFTSNLPWDGKETCINYHQYQNILDKISQFSLNDTLKAPWEKLKADFPDCCVQDPAQWYFYQRVLRVSSDIEDNGVGLNPTLVGCLIIGWVVTYLCVVKGIQSSGKVVYFTAVFPYIVLVIFFFRGITLDGAKNGIEVFFKPDWDKLTEPRIWLDAATQMFFTLSLGFGALVAFASYNPVKNNCVRDAYTVVFINCGTSLFAGVVVFSILGYRELKTGLKATEVGSGPGLAFMAFSDAILLMDGAPFWALMFFMMLILLGIDSEFGTLEASIAPFFDMGIVKMKKSLFTAIVAAMMLLIGLCLVAGNGFYIFQIFDDFSVTLPLLFIAFFQCIGVTWIYGSENFANDIEYMTGSRPNAFWLICWKYISPIALLVVFVTNINDLSKNPAQYNAYVGCTNDPHSPKYDGSKSSLIKVNYPTWAQALIAVIISAAFLPTLLYLVKDFLSRPDEYAKGFKKRFFSSWVEYLPDPSWADQSRRKTKTEMEEIFRESILQSERDRKTK, from the exons GTTTGATAGTGCAGAATGGTAGTGATGGCAAAGTGAAAAGTACAAGAGATAGTTGGGGACATAAATCGGAATTCTTACTTGCGTCAATTGGTTTAGCTGTAGGTCTTGGTAACATTTGGAGGTTTCCTTACCTGGTGCAGAGAAATGGAGGAG gTGCGTTTCTTATACCGTACATCATTTTCATGGTCATTGAAGGATTGCCATTATTCTTTATCGAATTTGCAATTGGACAACGTTTCCGAACTTCTAGTGTTGGTTCATGGGGTCGACTCAATCCTGCATTGCGCGGACTTGGATGGTCCTGCATCGTAGTTTCTTTCTTTCTCTGCATTTATTATGTCGTTGTGCTCGCTTGGtgcatatattattttttcatgtcGTTCACTTCTAATCTTCCCTGGGATGGAAAGGAAACGTGCATCAATTATCATCAGTATCAAAATATTCTTGATAAAATCTCCCAATTCAGTTTGAATGACACGTTAAAAGCGCCCTGGGAAAAATTAAAAGCTGATTTTCCTGACTGCTGTGTTCAAGACCCTGCACAATGGTATTTTTACCAGCGTGTATTAAGAGTATCAAGCGATATCGAAGATAACGGAGTTGGTTTAAATCCTACCTTGGTGGGTTGCTTGATAATAGGCTGGGTGGTGACGTATCTTTGCGTAGTGAAGGGAATCCAGTCTAGTGGAAAG GTTGTATATTTTACAGCGGTTTTCCCATACATTGTCCTTGTCATATTTTTCTTCCGTGGTATTACGCTTGATGGTGCAAAGAATGGCATTGAAGTTTTCTTTAAACCAGAT tgggacAAACTCACAGAACCGAGGATATGGTTAGACGCAGCCACCCAAATGTTCTTCACATTAAGTTTGGGTTTTGGAGCGCTGGTTGCATTCGCCAGTTACAATCCTGTTAAAAATAATTGCGTTAGGGATGCATATACAGTTGTGTTTATAAACTGTGGAACATCGCTATTTGCAGGTGTGGTTGTGTTCTCCATTTTGGGTTACAGAGAGCTGAAAACTGGTCTCAAGGCTACAGAG GTTGGCTCAGGTCCCGGTCTTGCTTTCATGGCTTTCTCTGACGCTATTTTGTTGATGGATGGAGCGCCGTTTTGGGCTCTAATGTTCTTTATGATGTTGATCCTTTTGGGAATTGATTCCGAGTTTGGAACTTTGGAAGCTTCTATCGCGCCTTTTTTTGATATGGGAATagtgaaaatgaaaaagagTTTATTTACAG CTATTGTTGCCGCCATGATGTTACTAATTGGTTTATGCTTGGTGGCTGGTAATGGATTTTACATATTTCAAATATTTGATGATTTCTCTGTGACTTTACCGCTGCTTTTTATTGCATTCTTTCAATGTATTGGAGTAACTTGGATATATGGATCTGAAAA CTTTGCAAATGATATCGAATACATGACAGGAAGTAGACCAAATGCATTCTGGTTAATTTGTTGGAAATATATCTCACCAATTGCGCTTCTGGTTGTTTTCGTCACCAACATCAACGATTTGAGTAAAAACCCCGCCCAATATAATGCTTATGTCGGGTGCACAAAT GACCCTCACTCGCCAAAATACGATGGTTCAAAGTCTTCGTTAATAAAAGTAAATTATCCAACTTGGGCGCAAGCTTTAATTGCCGTCATAATTTCAGCAGCATTCTTGCCAACTCTATTGTATTTGGTGAAAGATTTTCTTTCCCGTCCAGATGAATATGCCAAAGGCTTTAAAAAGCGATTCTTTTCAAGTTGGGTTGAGTATTTACCAGATCCCTCGTGGGCAGACCAAAGTCGTAGAAAGACGAAGACGGAGATGGAGGAAATTTTTAGAGAATCGATTCTACAA